taactgccgcaagaaacctgattgccctctcaacggaaggtgcttacagacatcagtcgtttaccaagcaaaggtaacacgcaaggacattaacacatccgacacgtacgtaggattaaccgaaggagcgttcaaaacaagatggaataatcacaatgcctcctttagaaaccagacattgcggaattctacagaactcagcaaacacatttggaacctcaaagacaataatgttgaatattcaataacatggcaaattcttgcatccagcacaccttacaacagtggtaataaaagatgcaacctatgcttaaaagagaaactgtttattatatatcatcctgatctatcatccctcaacaagcgcagtgaaataatttcaacatgccgccatagacggaaacacctcctaggtaacacatgagccaatcaccacaccctacacctgcctgtacccacccactctgtgctctatataaaccattgtatgtgaatgcttccattaaaatctcctgatgattgagggaacccctcatgaaacacttctgtagagatgaagtagtcttgtgattttttcccacacctacatatatatatatatatatatatatatatatatatatatatgtatatatatatatgtgtgtgtgtgtgtgtacaaaccctgtttccatatgagttgggaaattgtgttagatttaaatataaacagaatacaatgatttgcaaataatcattaactttagaatttgatgccaacaacacgtgacaaagaagttgtgaaaggtggcaataaatgctgataaagttgaggcatgctcatcaaacacttattatgaacatcccacaggtgtgcaggctaattgggaacaggtgggtgccatgattggctataaaagtagcttccatgaaatgctaagtcattcacaaacaaggatggggtgagggtcaccactttgtaagcaaattgtcgaacagttttagaacaacatttctcaacgagctattgcaaggaatttagggattttacaatctacagtccataaaatcatcaatagattcagaaaatctggagaaatcactgcacgtaagcgatgatattacagacctttgatccctcaggcggtactgcatcaaaaaccgacatcagagtgtaaaggatatcaccacatgggctcaggaacacttcataaaaccactgtcagtaactacagttggttgctacatctttaagtgcaagttaaaactctgctatgcaaagcaaaacccatttatcaacaacacccaggaacgcagccggcatcgctgggcccgagctcacctaagatggactgatgcaaagtggaaaagtgttctgtggtctgacaagtccacatttcaaattacatttggaaacagaggacgtggtgtcctccagaacaaagaggaaaataaccattcggattgttattggcgcaaagttgaaaagccagcatgtgtgatggtatgggggtgtattagtgcccaaggcatgggtaacttacacatctgtgaaggcaccattaatgctgaatggtccatacaggttttggagcaacatatgttgtcgttatcatggacgcccctgcttatttcagcaaaacaatgccaagccacgtgttacaacagcgtggcttcgtagtaaaagagtgcgggtactttcctggcccgcctgcagtccagacctgtttcccatggaaaatgtgtggcgcattatgaagcgtaaaacacgacagcggagaccccggactgttgaaggactgaagctctacataaaacaagaatgggaaagaattccactttcaaagcttcaacaattagtttcctcagttcccaaacgtttattgagtgttgttaaaagaaaaggtgatgtaacacagtggtgaacatgccctttcccaactactttggcacgtgttgcagccatgaatttctaagttaattattatttgcaaaaataaaaatgaactttatgagtttgaacatcaaatatgttgtctttgtagcatattcaactgaatatggcttgaaaaggatttgcaaatcattgtattctgtttatatttacatctaacacaatttcccaactcatatggaaacggggtttgtaggtaagATAATTTTAGATGAAAACTATTTTGGGAATGAATAGAAGTGATAAATGTGCATGCAGGTTTGACTTGTGAGTATGACTTGATAGTGTCATTGTATGTCTCATCAGGTGTGGACAATCTACTGAAGAGCACAGACCAGGCAGCGCTCACAGTACACCTGTTGAAAAAGTTAGATATCCGACCTCAGCCCATGTTTCGACCTCAAGCGGTCCCACCCGAGCCAATAACCCTGTTCCAAAAGATGGGAGTGGGACAGCTGGACTTATACATCCTCAGCCCCTGTAAAAACAGCCAGGAGTACCAGGCGTTCATGCGACAGTGGCCCGACTTTGCGTCACCTGAAACCCAATCCCAAGCACTCCCCCTCAACGCTCTAGTCTCAGTGTCTGCTTTGCTGGTGTGGCACCCAGCGTGCCCCCAGGAAAAGGTGGTCCGAGTGCTGTTCCCCGGTGTCACTCCGCAGACTAAACTGCTGCAGGGTCTTGAAAAGCTGAAAACTCTGGCCTTCCTCCAGAAACCCACAGTGACCACCGGCGACCTGGAGAGGTTGGCGGATGCAAGGAAGTCCAAAAGGGCCGAGAGCCAGGAGAGCATCCGCTCGCAAGGGATTGAGGTTACCCCCAAACGTGGAAAAGACGCAAAGGCGAAATTTGTCAATGGAGATGTTGATAAAGCCAAAAAGCAAAAAGCATCGGAGAAGAATGTTTCAAAGAAGGCTAGTGGGAAAGATGCGAAGAAGGAAGGAAGAACAAGCAGTCGGGAAGAGAATATGGTGGTGAGAAATGGCGCAGGGAAGGAGACAATCATCTCCAAACCAAAGAATGAAAACAGGCTCAAAAAGGAAGCAAGGAATGACTCTAAAGCAGGGTCCAAGAAGACTAAGAGGCTACCCAGCAAGAATGTAGATGTCAAGACCCAATCAAAACCAGACAATGATGTAGCGCTAGAGTTCTCAAAGCCAGAGGACACCTGTGCTCACCAAGAACCTGACAAGACTCGCCGTGTGTCAAAAACTTCAACCCCCGAGGACATGACTGCTGATTTTCTGCGCCTTCAGGAGGAAACGGAAAAAGAGGGGGCAGACTCGGCAGATAAAGGCAATCAGACTAACGGCAGCCCAAGGAATGAGAAACGACTTGAATGTTTGGCTGACCAGAGGGCTGAAAGACCGGTGCAAGACTTGGACCAGTTAGGACTTGGGAAGAGACCCACAAAGATTGTAGGATTCCCATGCCCATTGAGGGAGACGCCGAAGGACGAGGGAGACATTAACTTAGACCTGACCCCCACTGAGTACACCCTCCTGGACGGAGCTTTGAAGAACACCCCTCCATCACGCTCGTCACCGGAGACCCAGGTGCCCATCAGCCCAGATGAGAAGACTGTTGCGAATGCTTCCCCTGGTTCAAGACCCAACAGTGCGGGTCACACTCCTTACTGTCTGTCCCCTGATGATGTGTGGTGCAACAGAGACACTCTTAGCAGACTACAAGCCCAGCTTGAACCCACTGAAGTCACCCAGCCTAAGAACCAGCCGAGCAATGTTGCAGAACCAACCCCCAGAGAGAAACACTTGAGTTTTCTCTCTCTGGGTCCGCTAAAAGACGTACCCTCCGACCCGTCCCCGTCTGTGGCCAACACCACCACCTCCACCCACTCTATGCCCGCAGAAGTCAGCTCGCCTCAGTCCACAGAAGTCGACGAGTCGCTGTCCATGTCCTTGGAACAAGGGCCCTCCACGGGTAGTCAGAGAGAGGCGGACGACGGCGTTCATCACGCTCACCCTAATGAAGGACACTTATTTGGGGTGTCTGTACCCCTGAAGAAGCCCTTGAGGTCTTTGGGTCCAGAAATGGGGCGTCCTCGGGCTCCTAGCACCCTTCACTTTGAGGTGTCTGCGGTTCACGATGTGGACCTTTGTCTGGTATCCCCTTGCGAGTTCAAGCATTCTAAAGCGCCCGACTCCAGCTCGGGTGTCAGCGAAGCCTCCAGAGGCGCATTTGGACCCCAAAATCATAGCGGCACCACAGGCAAAGACATGTCACCCAGCGAAACAAACGCCCCCGTCTGCATGGAAGACTGCCCGTCCACCACAGCCGACGGGGTCCTGGACTCCGAGGAAGACGAGTCGTGCGGCGGACCACCACAGCTCCGCAGCGGCCAGGCTCTGCCGCATGACCCACTTCCTGCCCGGCTCAGGGATAGTCCGCCCATGCCTCCTCACCCTGACACCACCATGCCGGTCCCACTGTCCGACTCTGGCGCTCACGCAAAGAAAGTCAAGTCAAGCGCGGCGCCAGGAAAGACAGCAGCTGGGGTGAATAGAAAATAATgcaataaataacaaaatattcatTTTTAATAAGGGCCATAGATTCTTACTAAGTCAAAGGAAAAAGGGAGCAAGAAAATAGCGTACGACATAAGCGGACTCCCGCCTCAAAATGGCTGCTGTTTACCCATAATGCAGCAAAATATTCATTTTTCATAAAGGCCAGAGATTGTTAGCAAGAAAATAGCGTACGACATAAGCGGACTCCCGCCTCAAAATGGCTGCTGTTTACCCATAATGCAGCAAAATATTCATTTTTCATAAAGGCCAGAGATTGTTAGCAAGAAAATAGCGTACGACGTAAGCGGACTCCCGCCTCAAAATGGCTGCTGTTTACCCATAATGCAGCAGAATATTAATTTTTAATAAAGGCCAGAGATTGTTAGCAAGAAAATAGCGTACGACGTAAGCGGACTCCCGCCTCAAAATGGCTGCTGTTTACCCATAATGCAGCAGAATATTCATTTTTAATAAAGGCCAGAGATTGTTAGCAAGAAAATAGCGTACGACGTAAGCGGACTCCCGCCTCAAAATGGCTGCTGTTTACCCATAATGCAGcataatattcatttttaataAAGGCCAGAGATTGTTAGCAAGAAAATAGCGTACGACATAAGCGGACTCCCGCCTCAAAATGGCTGCTGTTTACCCATAATGCAGCAGAATATTCATTTTTCATAAAGGCCAGAGATTGTTAGCAAGAAAATAGCGTACGACGTAAGCGGACTCCCGCCTCAAAATGGCCGCTGTTTACCCATAATGCAACAGGCCACGTAAAAGTGACATTATTTTTTGGTTGATGTGGTCCTCATTTCTTATTTTATTCATTCTAGCAAAAACATTACCTGACTGTTTGGAACACCCTTCCATgcgttttctactgcttgtctctctcgggggtgctggagcctatcccagcgttTACTTGCAATTGAGCATACATTTTTGTCAAAGCCGAAGATTGCATTTAATGACCTTAATCGCACTGCATGAAATGATGAAGCCCCGCCTCCTACATGTCTCCTCATATGTCATCGGGCCATAAGTCCTTGAGACATTATTCTGGTGAAATACAAAAATGGCGACCGTTTATGTTGTCGGCGAACTTCCGGTAAAAAATGTCTTGTTGGGAGTTTGAAATGGAAGTGGGTGTTGGTCCAATACTAAGTAGCTGCAGGAGGAGTATGGCTGATATCAATGACCATACTGATACTTCACACTTTCAACATCATAGAATGATAACATTTTTGGTCACAGGATGGCGCTGTAACATCATAGAATGATAACATTTTTGGTCACAGGATGGCGCTGTAACATCATAGAATGATAACATTTTTGGTCACAGGATGGCGCTGTAACATCATAGAATGATAACATTTTTGGTCACAGGATGGTGCTGTAACATCATAGAATGACAACAACTATAATCAGACAAACACAGATGGCACTGTAACAACATGGATTGAATATTGAAACCATTTCCCCTTTTTGGCTGTGGTAGAAATTCTTTGCTTTTTGCCCTTTGAAGTCCTCCTGTATCGAGAGACTTATTTCCGGagtttgtcaacaacaacaaaaacgacACAAGATTTTTTGAGCGTAGAAAACTTTGATCCAACCACGGCGGTATCAACCTGATACTATACTGCTTGGTCTCGTTACTGTCGATGTTTGTATCAATCTGACCAGCGTTCACGAGGCTTATCTTGCGGTTAGCGGTTAGCATATTCCCCtacagtgtagcatgtttagctactccGCGTCCTCCGGTGTTAATGATACCGGAAAGAAACGTTGCTTATTTGCTGCCATGTAGGCGAAGATAAGCTGACTTTGAAGTGGATTTGCTCTGTGGAGGTACGTTAGCAAGAATGCTAGGTTGCCTGAAGgatgtgtttgtttacttaccacagctagaatgtgtcattaaCACGCAGGATCACCACACTTAGAAGCTTTATCGTCGGCCAGATTTATATCAATTATGTTGTTTATATTGTGTAACCTTACTATTAACGCTGCTTTATCATTTCACCTCCTTTTATTTTGATATAAAAATGCCACTAAGTGAGTGTCAGAGTAAGCTCAGTGAGAGGATATTTAAAACATACTTGATTGATTTCGGAAAATCATGCAATTAAATCCGCAAGACCAGTAAAtgattaattgattaataatGATCCGTTttgaaacaatatttatacatcaaaatgtattttaatgacatgtttaccaccttatatatattcattttttgaCAGATAGGTAATAATATTTAAATCTCCTTGACTTCAATTCAATGAAATCTTCAGAAGCTCATTGATCCAACCTGTTGGTCTCgttatgttgtgatgttgtcATTTAGTACATCTTTCATACACCTTTTATTCAAAGTCAACTCCTGTCTGTTGCAGGTGATGGAGAGCTCCCAGAGAGCCAGCTCAGGGAAAAGCAAGACAGGAAGTGGCGTCCTGAGGGTCCAAAAGGACAACGCCGCATCATCACGTACGTCGTCCTCCGCCAGCCGCCAACCGCCAGCCAAATCCTCAGCCAGGCCAGGTGGGATTGATCCCGTACTGTGTGTCTTGTGTTGGGACTACTTTCTTTATGGACTCTTTTGTTCCAGATCCCAAGTGGACCTCCGCTGAGGACGTGAGTGTCTTTGTGGACCTCGCCTACCTTCCATCGGGAGCTTCGTGCCCCACAGTCAGCGTGGATTTCTTCAAGAGTGTACACTCGTCCTGTTACATCATCAGCGGCGACTGTCCTGAGAGGGAGGAGCTTATGAGGCCGACGCTGGACGCGCTGCTGGATGCCAAGTCTTGCTGGCATCATGCCATGCAGGTGAGCACACCTGTCATGTTGCTTGTCTTGCTGGCATCATGCCATGCAGGTGAGCACACCTGTCATGTTGCTTGTCTTGCTGGCATCATGCCATGCAGGTGAGCACACCTGTCATGTTGCTTGTCTTGCTGGCATCATGCCATGCAGGTGAGCACAGCTGTCATGTTGCTTGTCTTGCTGGCATCATGCCATGCAGGTGAGCACACCTGTCATGTTGCTTGTCTTGCTGGCATCATGCCATGCAGGTGAGCACACCTGTCATGTTGCTTATCTTGCTGGCATCATGCCATGCAGGTGAGCACACCTGTCATGTTGCTTGTCTTGCTGGCATCATGCCATGCAGGTGAGCACACCTGTCATGTTGCTTGTCTTGCTGGCATCATGCCATGCAGGTGAGCACAGCTGTCATGTTGCTTGTCTTGCTGGCATCATGCCATGCAGGTGAGCACAGCTGTCATGTTGCTTGTCTTGCTGGCATCATGCCATGCAGGTGAGCACACCTGTCATGTTGCTTGTCTTGCTGGCATCATGCCATGCAGGTGAGCACACCTGTCATGTTGCTTGTCTTGCTGGCATCATGCCATGCAGGTGAGCACACCTGTCATGTTGCTTGTCTTGCTGGCATCATGCCATGCAGGTGAGCACAGCTGTCATGTTGCTTGTCTTGCTGGCATCATGCCATGCAGGTGAGCACACCTGTCATGTTGCTTGTCTTGCTGGCATCATGCCATGCAGGTGAGCACACCTGTCATGTTGCTTGTCTTGCTGGCATCATGCCATGCAGGTGAGCACACCTGTCATGTTGCTTGTCTTGCTGGCATCATGCCATGCAGGTGAGCACACCTGTCATGTTGCTTGTCTTGCTGGCATCATGCCATGCAGGTGAGCACAGCTGTCATGTTGCTTGTCTTGCTGGCATCATGCCATGCAGGTGAGCACACCTGTCATGTTGCTTGTCTTGCTGGCATCATGCCATGCAGGTGAGCACAGCTGTCATGTTGCTTGTCTTGCTGGCATCATGCCATGCAGGTGAGCACACCTGTCATGTTGCTTGTCTTGCTGGCATCATGCCATGCAGGTGAGCACAGCTGTCATGTTGCTTGTCTTGCTGGCATCATGCCATGCAGGTGAGCACACCTGTCATGTTGCTTGTCACAATTTCTTCCTCCATGCCACAACATGTCTctatcactattattattattattattattattatcattattattatcatgttgATCCCCTGGCAACTTGCAGCAGCAGACTATATTATATCTATTCATTTTTCAaatcaatattattttattttttggtatAATTGAACCACTGCTCTGTTTGGGTTATGAATTATTCAAAGTTTGATCAATAAATACCTTCTATATATATTTCAATGAAATTAATAAAAAGAATAATTACAACAAAACTGTTGCCATCTTTTGAGTAGAAAATAATTAAAGTATCATAAAACAAAATACTCCATTTCAATATATAATTAATTAGATTGTATTACTTTTATTACAGCTGCACTACTCCTTATTGCATATATAATATTAGACATGAATTGTTTTAATAGATTTACCCGTTAGTTATTAAGCATGCAAAagatttacaataaataaatcatagATTCAATTTATTCATTAAAGCAATTCAAAAAAATACGTTTTATTACAACTAAACATTTGCTTTGTTTGAGTATCAAATATGCAAAACATTATGACTAAATGAATACTTGTTTTTTAAAATCAAGTAAATGAAATGATTATTCTTCCACAACTAAATCACTGCTCTGTTTTGAGTATCAAATATTCAAAATATCACAGATAAAATAATGTCTACATTTTAAACAACTCTGTaatgcaaatataaatattaaattatgtattttatttgatcTAACACTGTAATACTTTTTATCTTTGGGGTATTAAGCATGCAACAcattgaaaataaatgataaatgggttgttcttgtattgagcttttctaccttcaaggtactcaaagcgctttgacactacttccacattcacacacacattcacacactgatggagggagctgccatgcaaggcgctaaccagcacccatcaggagcaaggctgaagtgtcttgctcaggacacaacggacgtgacgaggttggtactaggtgggatttgaaccagggaccctcgggttgcgcacggccactctccctatgctgtacgcacacatatatatatatatatgtgtgtacatacacatatatatatatatatatatatatatatgtacacacatatatatatatatatatatatatatatatatatatatatgtatgtgtatgtacacacatatatatatatatatatatatatatatatatatatgtatgtacacacatatatatctatatatatatatatatatatgtgtgtacagcgtagggagagtggccgtgcgcaacccgagggtccctggttttatatatatatatatatatatatatatatatatatatatatatatatgtatgtacacacatatatatatatatgtgtatatacacacacatatatatatacacatatatatatacatatatatattcctatatatatatatatatgtacatgtgtatatatatatatatatacatatatatgtatatatatatatatgtatgtacacacacatatatatatatatatatatatatatatatatatatatatatgtgtgtacagcgtagggagagtggccgtgcgcaacccgagggtccctggttttatatatatatatatatatatatatatatatatatatatatatatatatatatatgtatgtacacacatatatatatatatatatgtatgtacacacatatatatatatatacacatatatatatacatatatatattcctatatacatatatatatatatatatatatatatatatatatatatatatatatatatgttagcgaTGGGGTTTCATTTCTTTGTTGTGGCCATCATTTGAGTTTTCGTATGCATTCTTTGAAATAATATTGCTAAGAATGTTTGTTCTGAAAGAAGATACATCACCTGTCTTTTGTCTTCATCCGCCAGGTGACGCTCATCCCCACCTTGGAGTCGGCCTCCATGCAGGACTGGTACCAGCAGACCTTGGACATGCAGAAAGAGCTGGGGATTGTGGTCCTGGGCTCCAACAGCACCGTGGCCATGCAGGACGAGACCTTCCCGGCCTGCAAGATTGAGTTCTGAATTGGGAGCAAAATCACCTTTAGTCTCTTCAAGGACATTTGTCACTTTTCctactccactaaaacaccttcatttgtcacttttcctactccactaaaacaccttcatttgtcacttttcctactccactaaaacaccttcatttatCACCTTTCatactccactaaaacaccttcatttgtcacttttcctactccactaaaacaccttcatttatCACCTTTCatactccactaaaacaccttcatttgtcacttttcctactccactaaaacaccttcatttgtcacctttcatactccactaaaacaccttcatttgtcacttttcctactccactaaaacaccttcatttgtcacttttcctgctccactaaaacaccttcatttgtcacttttcctactccactaaaacaccttcatttgtcacttttcctactccactaaaacaccttcatttgtcacttttcctactccactaaaacaccttcatttgtcacctttcatactccactaaaacaccttcatttgtcacttttcctactccactaaaacaccttcatttgtcacctttcatactccactaaaacaccttcatttatCACCTTTCAtcctccactaaaacaccttcatttgtcacctttcatacttcactaaaacaccttcatttgtcacttttcctactccactaaaacaccttcatttgtcacttttcctactccactaaaacaccttcatttgtcacttttcctactccactaaaacaccttcatttgtcacttttcctactccactaaaacaccttcatttgtcacttttcctactccactaaaacaccttcatttgtcacctttcatactccactaaaacaccttcatttgtcaccgttcatcctccactaaaacaccttcatttgtcacctttcatcctccactaaaacaccttcatttgtcacctttcatcctccactaaaacaccttcatttgtcacctttcatactccactaaaacaccttcatttgtcacctttcatcctccactaaaacaccttcatttgtcacctttcatactccactaaaacaccttcatttgtcacctttcatactccactaaaacaccttcatttgtcacatttcatcctccactaaaacaccttcatttgtcacctttcatACTCCACTAAaataccttcatttgtcacctttcctactccactaaaacaccttcatttgtcacctttcatcctccactaaaacaccttcatttgtcacctttcatactccactaaaacaccttcatttgtcacctttcatcctccactaaaacaccttcatttgtcacctttcatcctccactaaaacaccttcatttgtcacctttcatacgccactaaaacaccttcatttgtcacctttcatactccactaaaacaccttcatttgtcaccgttcatactccactaaaacaccttcatttgtcacctttcatcctccactaaaacaccttcatttgtcacctttcatcctccactaaaacaccttcatttgt
The sequence above is drawn from the Nerophis ophidion isolate RoL-2023_Sa linkage group LG03, RoL_Noph_v1.0, whole genome shotgun sequence genome and encodes:
- the LOC133548668 gene encoding microtubule-associated protein 1S-like; protein product: MTSQAATDMASGRLQEVSRCVDSKLPQGKKYSLLVIIGRAAAHGQAGHVCQRIQTGVRSWDVDLKDCDLHVCLQEFLSHHTASFKGAGHRCLRHSGRVLDINIVIAPSEEQAHSEVCALLSRESSHKLLILAGQSVEVSGELVLNRGLFSPKHLTQILAQQDEDHLVSLTLCCPNNNTSHWKKTVRPGQGPVLLHVNPPEVLPAMSVLADFTSLISGTLCPSSPFDLLPPPNTVGFLKLSRPCCYVFPAGRGDCAFFAVNGFTMLLDGGSDPQACFWKLVRHLDRVDAVLMTHVGTENLTGLNSFLERKVAEAELASDVKEDSSKRLISPELGVVFFNAPSRLQVEQQPCVDNLLKSTDQAALTVHLLKKLDIRPQPMFRPQAVPPEPITLFQKMGVGQLDLYILSPCKNSQEYQAFMRQWPDFASPETQSQALPLNALVSVSALLVWHPACPQEKVVRVLFPGVTPQTKLLQGLEKLKTLAFLQKPTVTTGDLERLADARKSKRAESQESIRSQGIEVTPKRGKDAKAKFVNGDVDKAKKQKASEKNVSKKASGKDAKKEGRTSSREENMVVRNGAGKETIISKPKNENRLKKEARNDSKAGSKKTKRLPSKNVDVKTQSKPDNDVALEFSKPEDTCAHQEPDKTRRVSKTSTPEDMTADFLRLQEETEKEGADSADKGNQTNGSPRNEKRLECLADQRAERPVQDLDQLGLGKRPTKIVGFPCPLRETPKDEGDINLDLTPTEYTLLDGALKNTPPSRSSPETQVPISPDEKTVANASPGSRPNSAGHTPYCLSPDDVWCNRDTLSRLQAQLEPTEVTQPKNQPSNVAEPTPREKHLSFLSLGPLKDVPSDPSPSVANTTTSTHSMPAEVSSPQSTEVDESLSMSLEQGPSTGSQREADDGVHHAHPNEGHLFGVSVPLKKPLRSLGPEMGRPRAPSTLHFEVSAVHDVDLCLVSPCEFKHSKAPDSSSGVSEASRGAFGPQNHSGTTGKDMSPSETNAPVCMEDCPSTTADGVLDSEEDESCGGPPQLRSGQALPHDPLPARLRDSPPMPPHPDTTMPVPLSDSGAHAKKVKSSAAPGKTAAGVMESSQRASSGKSKTGSGVLRVQKDNAASSRTSSSASRQPPAKSSARPDPKWTSAEDVSVFVDLAYLPSGASCPTVSVDFFKSVHSSCYIISGDCPEREELMRPTLDALLDAKSCWHHAMQVTLIPTLESASMQDWYQQTLDMQKELGIVVLGSNSTVAMQDETFPACKIEF